One genomic region from Haloterrigena gelatinilytica encodes:
- a CDS encoding ATPase, T2SS/T4P/T4SS family, with translation MAIDEADQSDAGDFSEGEASESASEANRSRGSDGDANSDGGVRVGDYTWEEFMEEYGYGDDASVLYPDDPGEAVSDDQLGLDTDEGPERTVPSGEDWTQVEFDPESYLGYHPDDLDSTVVPTAGDNAEELWDVFREYADPETTPVVKDTWTWEHYKWEYYYEDDGSRPRDSDGDIVRHDTEESLGFDPDTLEQRLSAADDAAMELDELVEERTVNVQEEVDEDEFFSTAAGNTTVTNRYDLEKAVPMDKKTHFREVERYWVNKPYACVVIFHSEKENEKKYYLIEPYLNEIELELQEFLSGKLRTAIKYSDEGIKEKATEDGRRTVIEDETRQLLKRYDLFEKTASGSQESILDTLRNLLDDDEGDGDGEDDGPDPLEGLSVRPEPAILEDDPDTLSEYQVEKLLYLLKRNFIGYERIDGIKHDINVEDISVDGYNSPVFVYHSEYEQIISNVYHGEDELDDFVVKLAQRSGKGISKRLPQVDATLPDGSRAQLTLGEEVSDHGTNYTIRQFKDVPFTPIDLINWNTFSLDEMAFLWLCIENHKSLIFAGGTASGKTTSLNAVSLFIPSSAKIVSIEDTREVELPQRNWIASVTRPSFADDEQGDVDEFDLLEAALRQRPDYIVMGEIRGEEGRTLFQVMSTGHTTYTTFHADSVDEVLKRFTTDPINVSKTMFTALDLVSIQTQTRVQGRKVRRNKSLTEINHYEAEHDEINVQDVYQWQAETDEFLKMGDSNTLEEIQFDRGWSREKLEEELFKREVILAYLIKNGLNTYAEVAATVQAFINDPDTILTLIANGQLEDSLEDLREMESVLIDVDPEKEELVPRPDATDETYNTSMDLLERAEESLFEEYRGKTPSGLDSALGGAEAADAIEVDGADADEFDFAGDVDDSVEDDEWELGDGSSGFGAGEDAGEPAWLSDDTGFDIGGDEGEAAADSAEAASSAGEGAAAETVGDGTTAGTGGDGIAAESPDADTADETSDGFEIDDETGGVSGPPAPAATANGADAEAETPQPAAADEAGTTVMPTDDAGDADLGGLFDDMDDTIDRLDADGQPEPPTEADAASTAKPDTSGFDSMFPEDDLESIFDPESDAETAGDFSDQFEPAIADEPVGDGLEPSDETAETPTIDLGGSADDPAEGDETSTVGSEASTDEGIEADETPTIDLGGAADDSAATDDDAEEIVEPEADAGSSSIVDDGSGNGVALEDGDSIVAGEPTDDASESDATSSADDRSERDGRLEGDGDDRSADEEPTATAADPPGEDRDEPTEPAEGDDDGVESESIFGTESDSIFSEESATDDSDDGSLFDDEQAQAETDDSIFKPAESEDDGPADGETDPADDTEDTDT, from the coding sequence ATGGCTATTGACGAGGCCGACCAGTCGGATGCCGGGGACTTTTCTGAGGGTGAGGCGTCCGAGTCTGCGTCGGAGGCGAATCGATCTCGCGGGTCGGACGGCGACGCGAACTCGGACGGGGGCGTTCGCGTCGGCGACTACACGTGGGAGGAGTTCATGGAAGAGTACGGGTACGGCGACGACGCGTCGGTTCTGTATCCCGACGATCCCGGAGAGGCGGTGTCGGACGACCAACTGGGGTTAGATACCGACGAAGGGCCCGAACGAACGGTCCCGTCTGGCGAGGATTGGACCCAAGTCGAGTTCGATCCCGAGTCCTACCTCGGCTATCACCCCGACGATCTGGACTCGACGGTCGTACCGACCGCCGGCGACAACGCCGAGGAACTCTGGGACGTCTTTCGGGAGTACGCCGACCCGGAGACGACGCCGGTCGTCAAAGACACCTGGACCTGGGAGCACTACAAGTGGGAGTACTACTACGAGGACGACGGCTCCCGGCCGCGGGATAGCGACGGCGACATCGTCCGCCACGATACGGAGGAGTCGCTCGGCTTCGATCCGGACACGCTGGAACAGCGCCTGTCCGCGGCCGACGACGCCGCGATGGAACTGGACGAACTCGTCGAGGAACGAACCGTCAACGTCCAGGAGGAGGTCGACGAGGACGAGTTCTTCTCGACGGCCGCGGGCAACACGACCGTCACCAACCGCTACGACCTGGAAAAGGCCGTCCCGATGGACAAGAAGACCCACTTCCGGGAGGTCGAGCGCTACTGGGTGAACAAGCCCTACGCCTGCGTCGTTATCTTCCACTCCGAGAAGGAAAACGAGAAGAAGTACTACCTGATCGAACCCTACCTGAACGAGATCGAACTCGAGTTGCAGGAGTTCCTCTCGGGCAAACTGCGAACCGCGATCAAGTACTCCGACGAGGGGATCAAGGAGAAGGCGACCGAGGACGGACGCCGGACGGTTATCGAGGACGAGACCCGCCAGCTGCTCAAGCGCTACGACCTGTTCGAGAAGACGGCCAGCGGGTCCCAGGAGAGCATCCTCGACACGCTGCGGAATCTGCTCGACGACGACGAGGGCGACGGCGACGGCGAGGACGACGGCCCCGACCCGCTCGAGGGGCTCTCCGTTCGGCCCGAGCCGGCGATCCTCGAGGACGATCCGGACACGCTAAGCGAGTATCAGGTCGAGAAACTGCTCTACCTGCTCAAGCGCAACTTCATCGGCTACGAGCGCATCGACGGGATCAAACACGACATCAACGTCGAGGACATCTCCGTCGACGGCTACAACTCGCCGGTGTTCGTCTACCACTCGGAGTACGAGCAGATCATCTCGAACGTCTACCACGGCGAGGACGAACTCGACGACTTCGTCGTCAAACTCGCCCAGCGCTCCGGAAAGGGGATCAGCAAACGGCTGCCGCAGGTCGACGCGACCCTCCCCGACGGCTCGCGCGCCCAGTTGACGCTGGGAGAGGAGGTGTCCGACCACGGGACCAACTACACCATCCGTCAGTTCAAGGACGTCCCGTTCACTCCGATCGACCTCATCAACTGGAACACCTTCTCGCTCGACGAGATGGCGTTCCTCTGGCTCTGTATCGAGAACCACAAGAGCCTGATCTTCGCCGGGGGTACCGCCTCCGGGAAGACGACCTCGCTGAACGCGGTCTCGCTGTTCATCCCCTCGAGCGCCAAGATCGTCTCCATCGAGGACACCCGGGAGGTCGAACTCCCGCAGCGAAACTGGATCGCCAGCGTCACCCGACCGTCCTTCGCCGACGACGAGCAGGGCGACGTCGACGAGTTCGACCTGCTGGAGGCCGCGCTTCGCCAGCGACCCGACTACATCGTCATGGGTGAGATCCGGGGCGAAGAGGGGCGGACGCTGTTCCAGGTCATGTCGACGGGTCACACGACCTACACCACGTTCCACGCCGACTCCGTCGACGAGGTGCTCAAGCGGTTCACGACGGATCCGATCAACGTCTCGAAGACGATGTTCACCGCCCTGGACCTCGTGTCGATCCAGACCCAGACGCGGGTCCAGGGCCGGAAGGTCCGCCGGAACAAGTCGCTGACCGAGATCAACCACTACGAGGCCGAACACGACGAGATCAACGTTCAGGACGTCTACCAGTGGCAGGCCGAGACCGACGAGTTCCTCAAGATGGGGGACTCGAACACCTTAGAGGAGATCCAGTTCGACCGCGGCTGGAGCCGCGAGAAACTCGAGGAGGAACTGTTCAAACGCGAGGTCATCCTCGCCTACCTCATCAAGAACGGACTCAACACGTACGCGGAGGTCGCCGCCACGGTGCAGGCGTTCATCAACGACCCCGACACGATCCTCACGCTCATCGCGAACGGCCAGCTCGAGGACAGTCTCGAGGACCTCCGGGAGATGGAGAGCGTCCTGATCGACGTCGATCCGGAGAAAGAGGAACTCGTCCCGCGACCGGACGCGACCGACGAGACGTACAACACCTCGATGGACCTCCTGGAACGCGCCGAGGAGTCGCTGTTCGAGGAGTACCGCGGCAAAACGCCGAGCGGACTGGACAGCGCCCTCGGAGGAGCCGAGGCGGCGGACGCGATCGAGGTCGACGGCGCCGACGCCGACGAGTTCGACTTCGCCGGCGACGTCGACGACTCGGTCGAGGACGACGAGTGGGAGCTCGGCGACGGCTCGAGCGGGTTCGGCGCCGGCGAGGACGCCGGGGAACCGGCGTGGCTCAGCGACGACACCGGCTTCGATATCGGCGGCGACGAGGGCGAAGCCGCTGCCGACAGCGCCGAAGCGGCTTCGAGCGCCGGCGAGGGGGCCGCCGCCGAGACGGTCGGCGACGGAACGACCGCCGGGACGGGCGGCGACGGGATCGCGGCCGAGTCGCCCGATGCCGACACCGCGGACGAGACGTCCGACGGATTCGAGATCGACGACGAGACGGGCGGCGTCAGCGGCCCGCCCGCGCCGGCGGCGACCGCGAACGGCGCGGACGCGGAGGCCGAGACCCCGCAGCCGGCGGCCGCCGACGAGGCTGGGACCACCGTCATGCCGACCGACGACGCCGGCGACGCGGATCTCGGCGGGCTGTTCGACGACATGGACGACACCATCGATCGGCTCGACGCGGACGGCCAGCCGGAACCGCCAACGGAGGCCGACGCCGCGTCGACGGCCAAGCCCGACACCTCCGGCTTCGATTCGATGTTCCCCGAGGACGATCTCGAGTCGATCTTCGACCCCGAATCCGACGCGGAGACGGCCGGCGACTTCAGCGATCAGTTCGAGCCGGCGATCGCCGACGAGCCGGTCGGCGACGGCCTCGAGCCGTCCGACGAAACCGCTGAGACGCCGACGATCGATCTCGGCGGCTCGGCCGACGACCCCGCCGAAGGCGACGAGACATCGACGGTCGGTTCCGAAGCGTCGACCGACGAAGGTATCGAGGCCGACGAGACGCCGACGATCGACCTCGGAGGGGCGGCCGACGACTCCGCCGCGACGGACGACGACGCCGAGGAGATTGTCGAGCCGGAAGCTGACGCCGGTTCCTCGAGTATCGTCGACGACGGCAGCGGCAACGGCGTCGCTCTCGAGGACGGCGACAGTATCGTGGCCGGCGAACCGACCGACGACGCGTCGGAGTCGGACGCCACATCCTCGGCGGACGACCGAAGCGAACGCGACGGGCGTCTCGAGGGCGACGGCGACGACCGGTCGGCCGACGAGGAGCCGACGGCGACCGCGGCCGATCCGCCCGGCGAGGATCGCGACGAGCCGACGGAGCCAGCGGAAGGCGACGACGATGGCGTCGAATCGGAGTCGATCTTCGGGACCGAGTCCGATTCGATCTTCTCCGAGGAGTCGGCGACGGACGATAGCGACGACGGGTCGCTGTTCGACGACGAACAGGCGCAGGCCGAGACTGACGATTCGATCTTCAAACCGGCCGAGAGCGAGGACGACGGACCGGCGGACGGCGAAACCGATCCCGCCGACGATACCGAGGATACCGACACATGA
- a CDS encoding SDR family NAD(P)-dependent oxidoreductase codes for MNDQFSLEDRVAVVTGGGRGIGRAIAIELADAGAAVVPSARSSDEIEAVADEIEAAGGDAVAVPADVTDPDAVEDVIDRADDAFGGVDVVVNNAGFNPDDALGRPEDVETESLDRVLDVNLNGAYEVTRTAADRLLESDGGSVINVASVGGLVGLPRQHPYVASKHGLVGLTKSMSLDWAPEVRVNAVAPGYVSTALTDDLEADDRLRQSIIDRTPLERFADPEEIAGPVVFLASDAARYVTGACLAVDGGWTAR; via the coding sequence ATGAACGACCAGTTCAGTCTCGAGGACCGCGTCGCGGTCGTCACCGGCGGCGGGAGAGGGATCGGCCGCGCGATCGCGATCGAACTCGCCGACGCCGGGGCCGCAGTCGTCCCGTCGGCGCGCTCGAGCGACGAGATCGAGGCGGTCGCCGACGAGATCGAGGCCGCGGGCGGCGACGCGGTCGCCGTCCCCGCGGACGTGACGGATCCCGACGCGGTCGAGGACGTCATCGACCGGGCGGACGACGCCTTCGGCGGGGTCGACGTCGTCGTCAACAACGCCGGATTCAACCCCGACGACGCGCTCGGCCGGCCGGAGGACGTCGAGACCGAGAGCCTCGATCGGGTGCTGGACGTCAACCTGAACGGCGCCTACGAGGTGACCCGCACCGCGGCCGACCGCCTCCTCGAGAGCGACGGCGGGTCAGTGATCAACGTCGCCAGCGTCGGCGGCCTCGTCGGCCTCCCCCGCCAGCACCCCTACGTCGCCTCGAAGCACGGACTGGTTGGCCTCACCAAGAGCATGTCCTTGGACTGGGCCCCCGAGGTGAGAGTCAACGCCGTCGCTCCCGGCTACGTCTCGACGGCCCTGACCGACGACCTCGAGGCCGACGATCGACTCCGGCAGTCGATCATCGACCGCACGCCCCTCGAACGGTTCGCCGACCCCGAGGAAATCGCCGGCCCGGTCGTTTTCCTCGCGAGCGACGCCGCGAGATACGTAACCGGGGCCTGTCTGGCCGTCGACGGCGGCTGGACCGCCCGATAG
- a CDS encoding acyl-CoA dehydrogenase family protein has protein sequence MDYADSDRAQELADRARELMEAVVLPVERERAGGMAVSSGTIAELRDAAREYDIYAPQIAAEYGGMGERFRDVLPVFEEAGRSLLGAAAMRVDAPDEGNMHLLELAGDELQKETYLEPLVEGEIASGFSMTEPPDGAGSDPKMIRTTAERDGDEWVIDGHKWWTSNGVEADVLIVLARTDPDAHPYEGCSLFLVPADADGVDIVRDVPHMGGGARGASHAEIVYENVRIPEEHLLGDLNEGFSHAQARLGPARLTHCMRFSGMARRALEIAKAYTSEREGFGSALSDKQSLRHRIADAETRLYVARTAIRDAADRIADGDEARVPVSMCKVFTANATQEAVDLAVQCCGANGIGKDLPLADFYEAVRKFRIVDGADEVHRRVIARDAFADVNREELEPLTRFGDPNTRRGNGH, from the coding sequence ATGGACTACGCCGACTCCGACCGCGCACAGGAGCTCGCCGACCGCGCCCGCGAGTTGATGGAGGCGGTCGTCCTCCCGGTCGAGCGGGAGCGAGCCGGCGGGATGGCCGTCTCGAGCGGGACGATCGCGGAGCTTCGGGACGCCGCCCGCGAGTACGACATCTACGCGCCCCAGATCGCCGCGGAGTACGGCGGCATGGGCGAACGCTTCCGCGATGTCTTGCCCGTCTTCGAGGAGGCCGGCCGCAGCCTCCTCGGCGCCGCCGCGATGCGCGTCGACGCCCCCGACGAGGGGAACATGCACCTGCTGGAACTGGCGGGCGACGAGCTACAGAAAGAGACCTACCTCGAGCCGCTCGTGGAGGGCGAGATCGCGTCGGGGTTCTCGATGACCGAACCGCCGGACGGAGCCGGCTCGGACCCGAAGATGATCCGGACCACCGCGGAGAGAGACGGCGACGAGTGGGTCATCGACGGCCACAAGTGGTGGACGTCGAACGGCGTCGAGGCCGACGTCCTGATCGTCCTCGCGCGCACCGACCCCGACGCCCATCCCTACGAGGGCTGTTCGCTCTTCCTCGTTCCCGCCGACGCGGACGGCGTCGATATCGTGCGCGACGTTCCCCACATGGGGGGCGGCGCTCGCGGCGCCTCCCACGCCGAAATCGTCTACGAGAACGTTCGCATCCCCGAGGAACACCTTCTCGGCGATCTGAACGAGGGATTTTCCCACGCCCAGGCGCGACTCGGTCCGGCCCGCCTCACCCACTGTATGCGCTTTTCCGGAATGGCCCGGCGAGCCCTCGAGATCGCGAAGGCCTACACCAGCGAGCGCGAGGGATTCGGGTCGGCTCTGTCGGACAAACAGTCGCTGCGCCACCGGATCGCCGACGCCGAGACGCGGCTCTACGTCGCCCGGACCGCGATCCGCGACGCGGCCGACCGGATCGCGGACGGCGACGAAGCCCGCGTGCCCGTCTCGATGTGCAAGGTCTTCACCGCGAACGCCACGCAGGAGGCCGTCGACCTCGCCGTCCAGTGCTGTGGCGCCAACGGCATCGGGAAGGACCTCCCGCTGGCGGACTTCTACGAGGCCGTCCGCAAGTTCCGCATCGTCGACGGCGCCGACGAGGTCCACCGACGGGTCATCGCCCGCGACGCCTTCGCGGACGTGAATCGCGAGGAACTCGAGCCGCTAACCCGATTCGGCGATCCGAACACGCGACGCGGCAACGGCCACTAA
- a CDS encoding twin-arginine translocase TatA/TatE family subunit yields MAIETAPLFVPTPGAPELLIILFVAILLFGANKIPKLARSTGEAMGEFQKGREKVETELEEMRESGFEEEIENEDDDFVDTEPVTEEDETETETETN; encoded by the coding sequence ATGGCAATCGAAACCGCACCGTTGTTCGTCCCTACCCCGGGGGCACCAGAACTCCTGATCATCCTCTTCGTCGCGATCTTGTTGTTCGGGGCCAACAAGATCCCGAAACTGGCTCGGTCCACCGGCGAGGCCATGGGCGAGTTCCAGAAGGGGCGTGAGAAGGTCGAGACCGAACTCGAGGAGATGCGCGAATCCGGCTTCGAAGAGGAGATCGAAAACGAGGACGACGACTTCGTCGACACCGAGCCCGTCACCGAGGAGGACGAGACGGAAACGGAAACCGAGACCAACTGA
- a CDS encoding redoxin domain-containing protein, translated as MPETGDAAPDFTAPLANGDIEEFTLSDRLEDEAPIVLAFFPGAFTGVCTTEMCTFQDRLAAFNDLDANVYGVSRDSPFTLNEFREQNDLEFGLISDYNKEIIDDYGIEMDFADLGVYGVAKRSVFVVDDDGEVAYSWVSDDPGVEPDYDEVEAAVEELA; from the coding sequence ATGCCAGAAACTGGAGACGCCGCACCCGACTTCACGGCACCGCTCGCAAACGGCGACATCGAGGAGTTCACGCTTTCCGACCGCCTCGAGGACGAGGCGCCGATCGTGCTCGCCTTCTTCCCGGGCGCGTTCACCGGCGTCTGCACCACCGAGATGTGTACGTTCCAGGATCGGCTCGCCGCGTTCAACGACCTCGACGCCAACGTCTACGGCGTCAGCCGCGACTCGCCGTTCACGCTCAACGAGTTCCGCGAGCAGAACGACCTCGAGTTCGGCCTCATCAGCGACTACAACAAGGAGATCATCGACGACTACGGCATCGAGATGGACTTCGCCGACCTGGGCGTCTACGGCGTCGCCAAGCGCTCGGTGTTCGTCGTCGACGACGACGGCGAGGTCGCCTACTCGTGGGTCAGCGACGATCCGGGCGTCGAACCCGACTACGACGAGGTCGAGGCCGCCGTCGAGGAACTGGCCTAA
- a CDS encoding HD domain-containing protein has translation MSDSIGDDTARRVYSPDADHNFPDAKLNRVLEFITSDEEIQTYLEAQNVNAVDRMRYNDHGAKHIEIVRNRALCLYDLLKAGGVDFNGARQQDLEEADEAVIIALAATLHDVGHVVHRDQHAYYSIPLAADILDRILPEFYDVAETVRMRGEVLHAILCHHRSETPLTTEAGVIRVADALDMERGRSRIPYEHGGRGINTLSSQAISRVSLQEGEDSPVMVEIAMTNAAGVYQVDNLLKAKLEGSGLEEEIRIVAVNTNENRDQLVERIEL, from the coding sequence ATGAGCGATTCTATCGGCGACGACACCGCTCGCCGCGTTTACTCCCCCGATGCCGATCACAACTTTCCGGACGCGAAACTGAACCGAGTTCTCGAGTTCATCACTAGCGACGAGGAGATCCAGACCTACCTCGAGGCCCAGAACGTCAACGCCGTCGACCGAATGCGGTACAACGACCACGGCGCGAAACACATCGAAATCGTCCGCAACCGCGCGCTGTGTCTCTACGACCTGCTCAAGGCCGGCGGGGTCGACTTCAACGGCGCTCGCCAGCAGGACCTCGAGGAGGCCGACGAGGCGGTCATCATCGCGCTCGCGGCGACGCTCCACGACGTCGGTCACGTCGTTCACCGCGACCAGCACGCCTACTACTCGATCCCGCTGGCCGCCGACATCCTCGACCGAATCCTCCCCGAGTTCTACGACGTCGCCGAAACCGTCCGCATGAGGGGCGAAGTCCTCCACGCGATCCTCTGTCACCACCGCTCGGAGACGCCGCTGACGACCGAGGCGGGCGTCATCCGCGTCGCCGACGCCCTGGACATGGAACGGGGCCGCTCCCGGATCCCCTACGAACACGGCGGTCGCGGCATCAACACCCTCTCGAGCCAGGCGATCAGCCGCGTCTCCCTTCAGGAGGGCGAGGACAGCCCCGTCATGGTCGAGATCGCCATGACCAACGCCGCCGGCGTCTACCAGGTCGACAACCTGCTCAAGGCGAAACTCGAGGGCTCGGGCCTCGAGGAGGAGATCCGCATCGTCGCCGTCAACACGAACGAGAACCGCGACCAGTTAGTCGAGCGGATCGAGCTCTAA
- a CDS encoding MarR family transcriptional regulator, which produces MASQSPQGIDVSIPTSLDSAQAKLVYLYVAASGTATAERLCDDLCVKKGTVLSITSTLRDRGHLERTDSGFKLA; this is translated from the coding sequence ATGGCGTCACAGTCACCACAGGGGATCGACGTTTCGATACCGACGAGTCTGGATTCTGCACAGGCGAAACTGGTCTACCTCTACGTCGCCGCGAGCGGCACCGCGACGGCCGAACGCCTCTGCGACGATCTCTGCGTCAAGAAGGGAACGGTCCTCTCGATCACCAGCACCCTTCGAGACCGCGGCCACCTCGAGCGGACCGACTCCGGCTTCAAACTGGCCTAA
- a CDS encoding XapX domain-containing protein yields the protein MSTQLAVLALLTGAVTGALFRLLNVPIPAPPELPGIMGIVGIYVGYKVIDHFGVGIDLLETLSL from the coding sequence ATGTCGACCCAGCTCGCCGTTCTCGCCCTGCTAACCGGAGCGGTCACCGGTGCGCTCTTTCGCCTCCTCAACGTTCCGATCCCCGCGCCGCCGGAGCTCCCCGGGATCATGGGGATCGTCGGTATCTACGTCGGCTACAAAGTGATCGACCACTTCGGCGTCGGCATCGATCTCCTCGAGACGCTGAGTCTGTGA
- a CDS encoding FAD-binding protein — MYEHDVIVVGAGGAGLRAAIAAHEAGSDVAIVSKLHPVRSHTGAAEGGINAALQEGDDWELHAYDTMKGSDYLGDAPAVETLAQDAPEDTMRLEHWGMPFSREEDGRVSQRPFGGLSYPRTTYAGAETGHHLLHTMYEQVVKRGIQVYDEWYVMELATSDEDDPNDRSCHGVVAYDVQSGNVEGFKANDGVVLATGGPGQAFDHTTNAVSCTGDGHAMAYRAGAPLEDMEFIQFHPTSLPSTGVLISEGVRGEGGILYNANGERFMFEYGYANNSGELASRDVVARAELTEVNEGRGVDDEYVHLDMRHLGEERIMDRLENILHLAEDFEGVDGLVEPMPVKPGQHYAMGGIEVDENGQTCVDGLYAAGECACVSVHGGNRLGGNALPELIVFGKRAGRHAAGEDLGEPQIKTGYGDDVEDETETELPVQPGDAGLDTSSGVAADGGVATDAEGIVERKVEQARTRVDTLMDRDDGVQHAEIRQKLQNAMTDYVNVFRTEEGVKKALRIIRECREEYQNVYVDDPSRTFNTDLQQTIETRNLIDVAETIALGALVRDEFRGAHWRKEHQERKDDEWLKHTLISWNDGQPDIFYRPVILEGQDKTYEPKERSY; from the coding sequence ATGTACGAACACGACGTAATCGTGGTCGGCGCCGGCGGTGCCGGCCTCCGGGCAGCGATCGCAGCGCACGAGGCGGGATCGGACGTGGCGATCGTCTCGAAACTCCACCCGGTCCGCAGCCACACCGGCGCGGCCGAGGGTGGCATCAACGCCGCGCTCCAGGAGGGCGACGACTGGGAACTCCACGCCTACGACACGATGAAGGGGTCTGACTACCTCGGGGACGCCCCCGCGGTCGAGACCCTCGCCCAGGACGCCCCCGAGGACACGATGCGCCTCGAACACTGGGGGATGCCGTTCTCCCGCGAGGAGGACGGACGCGTCTCCCAGCGACCGTTCGGCGGCCTCTCCTACCCCCGCACCACGTACGCGGGCGCGGAGACGGGCCACCACCTGCTGCACACGATGTACGAGCAGGTCGTCAAGCGGGGGATCCAGGTCTACGACGAGTGGTACGTCATGGAGCTGGCCACCTCCGACGAGGACGACCCCAACGACCGAAGCTGTCACGGCGTCGTCGCCTACGACGTCCAGTCCGGCAACGTCGAGGGCTTCAAGGCCAACGACGGCGTCGTCCTCGCGACCGGCGGCCCCGGACAGGCCTTCGATCACACCACCAACGCCGTCTCCTGTACCGGCGACGGCCACGCGATGGCCTACCGCGCCGGCGCGCCGCTCGAGGACATGGAGTTCATCCAGTTCCACCCGACCTCGCTGCCTTCGACGGGCGTCCTCATCAGTGAGGGTGTCCGCGGCGAAGGGGGTATCCTCTACAACGCGAACGGAGAGCGGTTCATGTTCGAGTACGGCTACGCGAACAACTCCGGGGAGCTCGCCTCCCGGGACGTCGTCGCCCGCGCCGAACTGACCGAGGTCAACGAGGGCCGGGGCGTCGACGACGAGTACGTCCACCTCGACATGCGCCACCTGGGCGAGGAACGCATCATGGACCGCCTCGAGAACATCCTCCACCTCGCGGAGGACTTCGAGGGCGTCGACGGCCTCGTCGAGCCGATGCCGGTCAAGCCCGGCCAGCACTACGCGATGGGCGGCATCGAGGTCGACGAGAACGGCCAGACCTGCGTCGACGGCCTCTACGCGGCCGGCGAGTGCGCCTGCGTCTCCGTCCACGGCGGGAACCGCCTGGGCGGCAACGCCCTGCCGGAACTGATCGTCTTCGGCAAGCGCGCAGGTCGCCACGCCGCCGGCGAGGACCTGGGCGAGCCCCAGATCAAGACGGGTTACGGCGACGACGTCGAGGACGAGACCGAGACCGAACTGCCCGTCCAGCCTGGCGACGCCGGCCTCGATACCTCGAGCGGTGTCGCGGCCGACGGCGGCGTCGCAACCGACGCCGAGGGGATCGTCGAGCGCAAGGTCGAACAGGCCCGCACGCGCGTAGACACTCTTATGGACCGCGACGACGGCGTCCAGCACGCGGAGATCCGTCAGAAACTCCAGAACGCGATGACGGATTACGTGAACGTCTTCCGGACGGAAGAGGGCGTCAAGAAGGCGCTGCGGATCATCCGCGAGTGCCGCGAGGAGTACCAGAACGTCTACGTCGACGACCCCTCGCGGACGTTCAACACCGACCTCCAGCAGACCATCGAGACGCGCAACCTGATCGACGTCGCCGAGACCATCGCGCTCGGCGCGCTCGTCCGCGACGAGTTCCGCGGCGCCCACTGGCGCAAGGAACATCAGGAGCGCAAGGACGACGAGTGGCTCAAGCACACGCTGATCTCCTGGAACGACGGCCAGCCGGACATCTTCTACCGGCCGGTCATCCTCGAGGGCCAGGACAAGACCTACGAGCCGAAAGAGCGCAGCTACTAA